AAGCGCAAGCTGCTCAAACTGGTGCAGGATGGTCACGTCGCCGGCTGGGACGACCCGCGCATGCCGACGCTGTCGGGGATGCGGCGGCGCGGCTATACGCCTGAAGCGATCCGTAACTTCTGCTCCAATCTGAGCGTCTCGAAGACCAACAACATTGTGCAGTTGTCGCTGCTCGAATACTTCCTGCGCGAAGACCTGAACAAGCGCGCGCCGCGCGTTATGGCGGTGCTGCGCCCGCTGCGCGTCGTGATCGAAAACTATCCCGACGATCTGGTCGAAGAGATGGAGGCGGTCAACAATCCCGAAGACCAGAGCGCCGGCACACGGCGGGTGCCGTTCTCTAAAGTTCTCTATATCGAGCAGGACGACTTTCGCGAAGACCCGCCCAAGCAGTATTACCGGCTGGCGCCGGGCCGCGAAGTGCGCTTGCGCTATGGCTACTTCATCACCTGCAAGGAAGCCGTCAAAGACGCCGACGGCAATGTCATCGAGCTGCGCTGCACCTACGACCCGCAGACCCGCGGCGGCAACGCGCCGGACGGGCGCAAGGTGAAAGCGACGATCCACTGGGTCTCTGCCGCGCACGCCATAGACTGCGAGGCCCGGCTCTATGACAATCTCTTTATGAAAGAGAATCCCGGTGAGGTCGAAGAAGGGCAGGACTTCACGGCCAACCTGAACCCGAGCTCGCTTGAGGTGTTGCCCGGCTGCAAGGTCGAGCCAAGCCTGCGGGAAGCAAAAGCCGGCGCGGGGTATCAGTTCGAGCGGTTGGGTTATTTCTCGATTGATCCGAACTCCGAGCCGGATCGGCTGGTGGTCAACCGAACGATTGGCTTGCGCGATAGCTGGGCGAAGATCGAACAGCGCGGCAAGAAGTGATTTGGAGTGCGGCGACAAGTCACCGCACTCCAAATTAGGGTGTTCATATAGTTGACTCACCGGATCGTCGAAAGATGGTAATAAGATGATTTGCGCCATCTTTAAAAACGCGCTGGGCATTGTAGATAAAAACGAGCCCAACTCGGCTGATCGGTGAGTCAACGACATGAACGCCAAAGGCGGTGATCGAATAATCACCTGGCGATCTCAGCAATTTTCCTTGCCAGTGCTTTAGGATCATCTAGCCCATAAGCAGTCGTCCAGTTATCCGTTTTATCGTTGCCGATATAGACGAAGGCTGAATGCAACTCAAGCTTTCCTAAAGGGTCTCCAGTCAGGTGTCCGACGAGCCTTCTCATCTCTTCTTTCTTTCCTGTCACCAGCGTCCAGCCCGTCTTCACCCCGTGTTGTTGTCCCCATTGTTTGAGGCGCTCCGGCGTGTCGGTTTCAGGGTCCATCGTCACCGAGATGAGAAAGACTTCTTTGCCGAGCCGATTGCCCATCTCGTCTTGAAGCCTGGAAAAGATGTCTCCCTGCCGCAGGCAGATATATTCGCAGCCCGTATAGAAGAAGCTGATGACCACCACTTTACCTTTAATCAGGTCGCTGTAGAACCTGAGGCGGTGGCCGTGCTGGTCGAGCAACTTGAAATCAGGCAGGATTTTGTCCTGTGTGCCGACGAGGATATGCTTACCGGCTAAATCAACGGGCCTGTCATCAGCGCCCGGAGTTGAAAGGCCGCGGGTTTCTGTCGCTGAATGCGGCTCTGATTGCGAGCTTATCACAGGGCGGTGATGATCCTGCGCAAGGATAGCCGCGGCTGTAAGCTGCAAGCCGAAAACGGACAAGACAATGACGTTGCGTAAATGCGAGCTTTTCATCATGACCAAGCCTTTCTTTCCCAGGCACCCCTGGTGGTGATTCACCGGGCGAATCGTTCATACTGGCGCTAAGAGCCTGCTCCTAATCCTGACTGGCCGCCATTCCGCCAGACCAACGCTTAGGCTCGACGATGATCGGAGCAGGCTCTTCGAGAGAAACTTGCCGCCCGGCGGCAAAGTGCTCGGTTAATACCCAAAGGCAACCGTCATGAAGACGGCCATCTCACCGCGCGTTATGCTATTGCCGGGACAATACGGACGGAGTCCGGTCATCGGGTCAACCGCCCCACAGCCGCCGGTGATCCCCCGCCTGCCAATGTCATTGATGTAGTCATAAGCCCATCCCCAAGATGAACCGGTCGTCACGTCGCTAAAGAGTTGCGGCGTTCCCGTCGGCGGAGAAGTTACGCCGATGGCCCTTTCAATAAAGACGGCCATTTCAGCGCGCGATACGTTATTGACCGGACAGAACGGGCGCAGTCCGGTCGTCGGATCAACCGTCCCACAGCCCGACGTGAGGCCGCGCGTGAACATATCAACGATGAATCTATAGTACGGCGAGTTGGGGTCTACATCATTAAAGGGGTTCGGCCTGCCGAATGGCGGGTCTATGCCCATCGCGCGAATCACGAACACGGCCATCTCCTGCCGAGTGATGCTGGTCCCGGGGCAGTAGCTCCGCAACTGACTCGGCCCAGGATCATCGCACCCCCCGGTGATGCCGCGCGCATATAGCTTGCCGATGAAATCATGGAAGCCATTGCTCTTCGCAACGTCGGCGAATTCTGCGCCCTGATAGATCGTGAACGGTTTGCCGGCAATCAGGAGGGTGGCGCTGCGCGGTCGCAAGCTTACTGGATTGTTGAAGTCAGACGCATTGTCTTGAACCGTGAAGTTGACCGTCCCATTCCCTGTGCCGCTCATCCCCGAAGTAATCGTCACCCAACTCGGAACACCTGTGACCTGCCAGCTTGCGCCGGCTGCTACCTTCACCTGCACCGATCCCGTCAGCGCCGCACTATCGCTCCGGCTCGCAGGGAAGGTGGCACTATCCGTAGAGAGCGCCGTATTGCCGATGAAGATTATTTTGGCAATTGACGGGGTGCCGCTCTGGTTCAGCACGAACAGCATGTAAGGCCCTGGCGGACATTCGCCACCGTTTGCCGGCGCGGTCACATTCAGCGTGTACTCTCCTTGTGCGGTGAAGGCGAGCAATACCCGCCGCTGATCGAAGTTCTGCGTATGCGTCACAGACCCAAGCCGCACCAGTGCGACCTGCCCCATCTGGCTGGCGGGAATGTTCCCCACACCAACGTTGAAGCTTTGGCCATAAGCGATCCGCGATGGCGCGTTAGTAATCGCCGGGCGTTTAGCTTCGCTGCCGTCCATGTTGAACAGGTAGGGTGGTTTGAATATCTCCCAATTGGTATGGGCGAGCAGCGGGTCGTATGTCAACTGGTTGTTCTCGCCGTAAGCTCCTGTGCGACCGCCGCCGCCCACCAGGATACGCCCGTCCGGCAAAAGCAGCGCCACCGAGTGGTACAGCCTGACGACTTGATGAGCTGCCATGATGGACCATCTGCCGCCGGGAAACTGCATGGATGGCGGCTCGTAGATCTCTGGATTCATAATGGCACCATTGGTGCAGGAGCCATCCTCCGAGATGATGTTGTTCGTGTAGGGACATCGCGTCCCCCCACTGACAAAGACCTTGCCGTCAGGCATCACCACAGACGTGGCGTAGTATCTTTGGAAATTCATCGGCGTGACATAGCTCCAGATCATCTGCCCAAGCGGCGGCGGCGGTTGATTTAAGTCGGCTATCTCAACCCGGTTGATGACATTCGGCGGATACTGGCGACCGCCAATCACCAAGACCTTGCCTTTGTCGTACATCGCCGTCGTGGCCTGATCGTGGGCTTCATTCAAATAGTAGACACCGGTCGTGTTAAAGCCGCCAGTTGCCGGATCGTAAGCAAGGCCGCTCCCGGTCGTGCCCGATATTACAATCAACCTTCCGTCGGGCGCTATATGCAGGTAAGGGTAGTTGGGCAAAGACCGTGGGAAACCACCTGGCGTATTCCGCAGAGTGCCGTTGGATTGCAAAAACTCCAGGTCGGTATTGTCTCCGCCCAATGGGCTATTATTCGCGCTGAAACCATTAATGTAATTGCCCAAGACGATTTGCGTCTCGCCATTGCTCAGCGTGACAACCGACGGATACCATCTCGGCAAGTTCATGTCCGGGCCAGGACTCCAGGTCTCCGTCACATAGTTGAAATAGTTCGTCTGGTGAGAGCCTGCCGATTGCAGGTCATATCGCCTGACGCCGTTGTTGTCAGTGCGAATCTCGTGGCCTCCGGCAACAAACAATCTCCCATCAGGCAAGAAACAATGGCCACTGCAAAACAGGTTCGTCCTGCCGTTAGAGACCAGTTTGAAAGTGTCGTAAAGCGGGTCCCACAAGTATGCCTTGCAGCCGCCATCAATATCATTGCCGCCGGATTTATCCCTACCCCAGAACAGCAACTTGCCACTCGGCAGCAGGCTGATATGGACGGGGAAAGCGGCTTCGGAAGCGCCCGGCACAACAGGCAACTGCCGCACTGACTCCCATTGACCCTGAGTGGCGCTAGCTTGAGGCGCTGCCGCCGGTTTGGGTGGGAGAACTTTCGTATTGCGCCCGTGAGCTTTATTGCTGGCAGCCGCACCTGTCGCCGACAGTAAAAACGAATGAAGTGCCATCAGTGACGCTGCGGTAACCAACACTGTAAGACGCACCAAACGAGTGGGAAACCATTGAGTAGCTTTTCTCATGAGAACCTCCTTGTAGACAAACAGGTATCTACGAAGCATTCGCTCCGGCCATTCGCGCAGCGAAGCAGTTAAAGTAAGCGTCTTTTTAAGGCGCTGGGCACAGGCTGAGTTGGGCTATCTCGATCTGCATTCGCCAGCTTGCTTGAAATTGCAGGCTGGCCTTATTGATCGATCATGGGGAGGGTAAAACAGACTCTTTGCTTATCGTGTCGCTCTTGATTTTTCTCGCGGAACCGGAAGTAATGATTTGCTTCAAGAGATCGCAGCTATTGCGAAGCCACTATCGTGCTAAGTAAGCGAACAGAACCCGCCTTTCGCCATCTCCCTAGCGATCTTTCCCCCATATACTCCAGCTTCGCATTCATTCTCCGGTGTAGGCAGTCACAATTATTCCTTATACCACCTATGCGCCTTGAGGTGGTTAAAGTTTTGCAAAAAGTTGTTGACTCTTGTGAAAAATGAGGTTGTTCTGGCGCGCTGGATAATCTCTGTACAGGCGTTCATGTAGTTGACTCACCGATCATCTGAGCTGGGCTCGCTTTTATCTACAATGCCCAGCGCGTTTTTAAAGATGGCGCGAATCATCTCATTACCATCTTTCGACGATCCGGTGAGTCAACTATATGAACACCCTAATTAGGTTCGCTCCTCGCTACTCGTGGCGCAGGGCTTCTAGGGGATCAACGCGCGCCGCCTTGCGCGCCGGCAGCCAGCAGGCGACCAGCGCCACCATCGTCAGCAGCGAGGCGATGACGGCGAAGGTTATCGGGTCTGTCCCTTTCACGCCGTAAAGCTGCTCGGCCATCTGCGTCTGCCAACTGTCGTGCGCGAAATACTGGCTGGCCAGCAGCCGCTTCAAGGCGTAACCGCTCAGCGCGCCGACTGCCAGCCCCAGCAATACCAGCTTCATGCCTTGCCAGATGACCAGTCGCAAGACATTGGCCGGCTGCGCGCCCAAGGCCATGCGGATGCCGATTTCGTTCGTTCGTTGCGCCACCGAATAAGCCAGCACGCCTGACAGTCCGATGGCCGCAAGCAGCAGCGCCAGCCCGCCAAAGAAACTCAAGAGCCGCGCCGACAGCCGCTCCTGTCCCAACGTGGCCTGCGCGCGGGCAGTTTGAGTGCTGACTTCCGTAACCGGCAGATTGCTGTCCAGGTCGCGCACGGCCTGGCGCACCGCTGTCACGAGCGCGGTCGGTTCGCCCACCGTGCGCAAGGCGAAATACATCTCGCCGGTCTCGGCGACTTCCTGCCGCCACGGCGTGTAGAGCAGCGGCGTGATCTCTTCGCGCTGGTTCATGTATTTGGTGTCGGCGACGACGCCGATGATCTCGACTTCGCGTTTGCCCATCCTGACGCGCTTGCCCAGCACCTCTTCGTCGGGGAAGAATTTTTGTGCGAAGGTTTGATTGACAATGCCCACCTGGGGCGCACGCTCATCATCTTGCGCCGTGAAGTCGCGCCCGCCGAGCAGCGGAATTTCCATCGTCGCGAAATAGTTCTCGCGCGCTATCTGGCGGTTGGCGCTATGTGCCTCGGCTGTCTGTTCCATCTCGCCGGGCAGCAAAAAGTCGTTGACATAATTGTTATCCGCGATAAGCGGGACGCGTCCAAAGGTCGCCGCGCGCACGCCCGGCAGGTTGTCTAATCGCGCAAAGAGCTGCTGATAGAACTGCGCCAGCCGTTCATCCTTGTAGCCGCCTTGCTGCGGCTGCAAGCGGAAGAGCAAGAGGTTCTCTTGATTGAAGCCGAGGTTGACGTGTTGCAGATTATTGAGCGTGCGAATGAACAGACCGGCGCCGATTAATAGCAACAACGAGAGCGCCACCTGCGCGACGATCAGCCCTTTGCTCAGCCGCGAGACGACGCCCGTCGTGCGGCGGCTCTGTTTGAGCGAGGAGGCGAGATCGGGGCGGGTGGCGCGCCACGCCGGCACCAGTCCAAACAGCACGCCGGTCACGAGCGAGACCGCAACCGTGAACCCCAGCACGCGCCAATTCAGCTTGAGATCAAGCTCATTGGGCAAAATCCCTGTGTTCTTGTCGGTCAGCGCCACGAGCGCGCTCTTGCCCCAAAGGGCGAACAGCACGCCGACCGCGCCGCCGACAGCGGCGAGCAGGACGCTTTCGGTGAGCAGTTGCCGCACCAGCCGCAAACGTCCGGCGCCGACGGCGAGGCGGATACTGATTTCAGGGCCGCGCAAGGCGGCGCGCGCCAACAACAGGTTGGCGACGTTGGCGCAGGCAATCAGCAACACCAGCGCCACCACGATAAACAGCCCATAGATGGTCGTTGAATAACGTCTGCGGCGGTCCAACATCCCACGGCTGCCGGATTCCGCCATCAGGCGCGGGTAATCTTTCGGTTCGAGTTGCGCGGGCTCGTTCGCTTTGCGCGGCGGCGGCATGACTTCGAGGGCGGCGGCTTGAAAGATGCCGTCCAGGCTGTCGCGCGCCTGTTCATAGGTCGCGCCCGGTTTGAGGCGGCCCATCAAATTCAGCCACCAGTAGCCCGGCCTTTTCGCCGTGCCCAAACGGCTGTGCTCGCCTCGCAACAACCGCTCACAGGCCAGCGGGACGGCAACGGCGGGATGAAAATCTACCTGTAACGTGCCGGTGAAAGCGGGCGGCGTGACGCCGATGATGGTGAATGTTTGCTTGTTGATCTTGAGCGGCTGGCCGATGACGGCAGGGTTGCCGCCAAAGCGCTCCTGCCAAAACTGATGGCTGAGCACGACCACGGGCGCGGCATCTGGCTTGTCGTCTTCGCCAGTGATCGCGCGTCCCAGGCTCGGTTGCAATCTCAGCCCGGCGAAATAGCCGCCGGTCACGGCTTGCCCGTCGATGAGTTCCGCCTGATCGCCCACCGCCGCGGTCAATTCCCTCAGCGGCGCGAAGGCGAAGAGATCGCTGAGCGGGCTGTCGGGCGCTTGCGCCTGCGCCTGGCGCATCTTGTCAAAGACCTCGTAGCGAAACAGCGAAAGCCCGCGCGTGCCCGGCGGCGTGGGCACGCTCGACGTGCCGCTCATGCCACCTAACCTGAACGGCTGACCGGCATACCAGGCAAAGACTACCAACTGTTCCGGCTCGGCGACCGGCAAGCTCCTGAGCAGCACGGCATCGACGACACTGAAGATGGCCGTGTTAGCGCCGATGCCTAACGCGAGCGATAGCACAGCGACCAGGGTAAAGCCTTTGTGCTTGAGCAGCATGCGCATGCCATATCGCAGGTCTTGAATCATGTCGTCCTCCCAGCGGTAGCTTTGCATCCATAAGGCGTCCCAGAAGGCGCCCGTGCTGCGCCGCAGCAGGTCGAGTTTGGTCCGCCAGTTGAGCCGATGCCAGTCGGCCAACAGACGTTCGCGGTATTGCAGCTCGGCCTGCCACTCCTGTCGCCAATCGGCGCGCACGCGCCGAGGCACGATCAGGCCCAGGAACCGAATGAGCCAGAGCCAGAAGCGAAAACGTGGTGTGCGCGGCGGCTGCGCCATCGGGTTCACTCGTGGCGCAGGGCTTCTAGGGGATCAACGCGCGCCGCCTTGCGCGCCGGCAGCCAGCAAGCCAGTAGCGCCACTAGCGCCAGCAGCGCCGCGATCACCACCAGGGTTACAGGGTCCATCCCTTTCACGCCGTAAAGCTGCTCGGCCATCTGCGCCTGCCAGGAGCGTTCCTCAAAATACTGGCTACTGACCAGGCGCTTGATGACATAGCCGCCCAGTGCGCCGACCGCCAAGCCCAGCAGCACCAGCTTCATGCCTTGCCAGATGACCAGTCGCAAGACGTTGGCTGGCTGCGCGCCCAGGGCCATGCGGATGCCGATCTCGTTGGTGCGTTGCGCCACCGAATAAGCCAGCACACCTGACAGTCCGATGGCCGCAAGCAGCAGCGCCAGCCCGCCAAAGAAGCTCAAGAGCCGCGCGTACAGGCGCTCCTGTCCTAGCGATGACTCCGAGCGCGCGGTTTGCGTTTCGACGTCGGTGACCGGCAAGGTGTTGTCTTGCTCCCCGATGACCTGGCGTACGGTGTTCGCAAGCGCCGTCGGCTCGCCCGCCGTGCGCAGCGCGAAATGCATTTCGCCGATGGCCTTCAATTCCTGTTGCCACGGCGTGTAAAGCAGCGGCTCAAGGTCGCTGCGCTGGCTGTCGTACTTGGTGTCGGCGACGACGCCGATGATCTCAACCGAGTCCTTGTCGCCCACTTCGGTGACGTGTTTGCCCAAGACCTCTTCGTCGGGGAAGAACTTGTCGGCGAAGGTCTGGTTGACGATGGCGACTTTCGGCGCGCGTTGATCGTCCTGCGCCGCGAAGCCGCGCCCGCGCAGCAGCGGAATTTCCATCGCCGCGAAATAATTCTCGCGGATCATCTGCCGGTTGGTGATATGTTCGCCTGCGGCCTTCTCCGTCTCGCCCGGCAGCAGGAAATCCGTATTCCACATATTGTGCGAGATGAGCGGGACGCGCCCGAAGGTCGCCGAGCGCACCCCCGGCAGGCTGTCCAACCGCGCAAAGAGCTGTTTATAAAACTGCGTCAAGCGCTCGTCTTTGTAGCCGCCTTGTTGCGGCTGCAAAGTGAAGAGCAAGAGGTTCTCTTGATTGAACCCAAGATTGACGTGTTGCAGATTATTGAGCGTGCGAATGAACAGGCCGGCGCCGATCAGCAATAATAAAGAGAGCGCCACCTGTGCGATCACCAGCCCCTTACTCAGCCGCGAGACGACGCCCGTCGTGCGGCGGCTCTGTTTGAGCGAAGAGGCGAGATCGGGGCGCGTGGCGCGCCACGCCGGCACCAGTCCAAACAGCACGCCGGTCAGCAGCGAGACGACAACCGTGAATGCCAGCACGCGCAAGTTCAGGCTGAGGTCAACATCTTTAGGCAGGAATCGCGTATCGGTTCCGGTGATCGCTATCAGGCCGCTCTTGCCCCAAAGGGCGAACAGCACGCCGACCGCGCCGCCGACAGCGGCGAGCAGGACGCTTTCGGTGAGCAGTTGCCGCACCAGCCGCAAGCGTCCGGCGCCGACGGCGAGGCGGATACTGATTTCAGGGCCGCGCAAGGCGGCGCGCGCCAACAACAGGTTGGCGACGTTGGCGCAGGCAATCAGCAGCACCAGCCCGACGACGATAGACAGCCCGTAGATCGTCGTCGAATAAGATTTGCGATGCTCCAGCAGACCAAGGTTGCCGGATTGCGCGACCAGATGCGGAAAATCTTTCGGGTCAAGCTGCGCCGGCTCATTCTCTTTGCGCGGCGGCGGCATGACTTCGAGGGCGGCGGCTTGAAAGATGGCGTCGAGGCTCTCGCGCGCTTGCTCGCGGGTCGCGCCCGGTTTGAGGCGGCCCATCAAGTTCAGCCACCAGATGTCGGGCTTGTTGGCTCTGGCCATGCCGCTATGATCGCCGAGCACCAAGGGCTCGGCGACGACGGGGACGGTGACCGATGGGCGATAATCAACTTGCAGCGTTCCGGCAAAGGCCGGCGGGGTCACGCCGATGATCGTGAAAGACAATTTGTTGAGCTTCAGCGTCTGCCCGATGACGGCGGGGTTGCCGCCAAAGCGCTCTTGCCAATACTGGTGGCTCAGCACGACGACCGGCGGCGCGCCCGGCTGATTGTCTTCGTCGGTAATTCCGCGTCCGGCAATCGGCTGCACGCCGAGCCCTGCGTAATAGCCACCGG
The window above is part of the Blastocatellia bacterium genome. Proteins encoded here:
- a CDS encoding glutamine--tRNA ligase/YqeY domain fusion protein codes for the protein MSSEKSGADAPAVEQVGASNFVRDIIIQDLKEGKHDGRVQTRFPPEPNGYLHIGHAKAIYLDFGLAAEFGGKCNLRFDDTNPSKEETEYVDSIMGDIRWLGYEWDALFYASDYFGQLYEWAVQLVKAGKAYVDDLNAAEIRQYRGTLTEPGRESPYRNRSVEENLDLFERMKRGEFPDGSRTLRAKIDMASPNLNMRDPVMYRILHMEHHRTGGEWCIYPMYDYAHGQSDSIEKVTHSICTLEFEDHRPLYNWFIEQLGIFPSRQIEFDRLNITYTLLSKRKLLKLVQDGHVAGWDDPRMPTLSGMRRRGYTPEAIRNFCSNLSVSKTNNIVQLSLLEYFLREDLNKRAPRVMAVLRPLRVVIENYPDDLVEEMEAVNNPEDQSAGTRRVPFSKVLYIEQDDFREDPPKQYYRLAPGREVRLRYGYFITCKEAVKDADGNVIELRCTYDPQTRGGNAPDGRKVKATIHWVSAAHAIDCEARLYDNLFMKENPGEVEEGQDFTANLNPSSLEVLPGCKVEPSLREAKAGAGYQFERLGYFSIDPNSEPDRLVVNRTIGLRDSWAKIEQRGKK
- a CDS encoding SCO family protein, with protein sequence MMKSSHLRNVIVLSVFGLQLTAAAILAQDHHRPVISSQSEPHSATETRGLSTPGADDRPVDLAGKHILVGTQDKILPDFKLLDQHGHRLRFYSDLIKGKVVVISFFYTGCEYICLRQGDIFSRLQDEMGNRLGKEVFLISVTMDPETDTPERLKQWGQQHGVKTGWTLVTGKKEEMRRLVGHLTGDPLGKLELHSAFVYIGNDKTDNWTTAYGLDDPKALARKIAEIAR
- a CDS encoding galactose oxidase-like domain-containing protein; translation: MRQLPVVPGASEAAFPVHISLLPSGKLLFWGRDKSGGNDIDGGCKAYLWDPLYDTFKLVSNGRTNLFCSGHCFLPDGRLFVAGGHEIRTDNNGVRRYDLQSAGSHQTNYFNYVTETWSPGPDMNLPRWYPSVVTLSNGETQIVLGNYINGFSANNSPLGGDNTDLEFLQSNGTLRNTPGGFPRSLPNYPYLHIAPDGRLIVISGTTGSGLAYDPATGGFNTTGVYYLNEAHDQATTAMYDKGKVLVIGGRQYPPNVINRVEIADLNQPPPPLGQMIWSYVTPMNFQRYYATSVVMPDGKVFVSGGTRCPYTNNIISEDGSCTNGAIMNPEIYEPPSMQFPGGRWSIMAAHQVVRLYHSVALLLPDGRILVGGGGRTGAYGENNQLTYDPLLAHTNWEIFKPPYLFNMDGSEAKRPAITNAPSRIAYGQSFNVGVGNIPASQMGQVALVRLGSVTHTQNFDQRRVLLAFTAQGEYTLNVTAPANGGECPPGPYMLFVLNQSGTPSIAKIIFIGNTALSTDSATFPASRSDSAALTGSVQVKVAAGASWQVTGVPSWVTITSGMSGTGNGTVNFTVQDNASDFNNPVSLRPRSATLLIAGKPFTIYQGAEFADVAKSNGFHDFIGKLYARGITGGCDDPGPSQLRSYCPGTSITRQEMAVFVIRAMGIDPPFGRPNPFNDVDPNSPYYRFIVDMFTRGLTSGCGTVDPTTGLRPFCPVNNVSRAEMAVFIERAIGVTSPPTGTPQLFSDVTTGSSWGWAYDYINDIGRRGITGGCGAVDPMTGLRPYCPGNSITRGEMAVFMTVAFGY
- a CDS encoding ABC transporter permease, with the translated sequence MAQPPRTPRFRFWLWLIRFLGLIVPRRVRADWRQEWQAELQYRERLLADWHRLNWRTKLDLLRRSTGAFWDALWMQSYRWEDDMIQDLRYGMRMLLKHKGFTLVAVLSLALGIGANTAIFSVVDAVLLRSLPVAEPEQLVVFAWYAGQPFRLGGMSGTSSVPTPPGTRGLSLFRYEVFDKMRQAQAQAPDSPLSDLFAFAPLRELTAAVGDQAELIDGQAVTGGYFAGLRLQPSLGRAITGEDDKPDAAPVVVLSHQFWQERFGGNPAVIGQPLKINKQTFTIIGVTPPAFTGTLQVDFHPAVAVPLACERLLRGEHSRLGTAKRPGYWWLNLMGRLKPGATYEQARDSLDGIFQAAALEVMPPPRKANEPAQLEPKDYPRLMAESGSRGMLDRRRRYSTTIYGLFIVVALVLLIACANVANLLLARAALRGPEISIRLAVGAGRLRLVRQLLTESVLLAAVGGAVGVLFALWGKSALVALTDKNTGILPNELDLKLNWRVLGFTVAVSLVTGVLFGLVPAWRATRPDLASSLKQSRRTTGVVSRLSKGLIVAQVALSLLLLIGAGLFIRTLNNLQHVNLGFNQENLLLFRLQPQQGGYKDERLAQFYQQLFARLDNLPGVRAATFGRVPLIADNNYVNDFLLPGEMEQTAEAHSANRQIARENYFATMEIPLLGGRDFTAQDDERAPQVGIVNQTFAQKFFPDEEVLGKRVRMGKREVEIIGVVADTKYMNQREEITPLLYTPWRQEVAETGEMYFALRTVGEPTALVTAVRQAVRDLDSNLPVTEVSTQTARAQATLGQERLSARLLSFFGGLALLLAAIGLSGVLAYSVAQRTNEIGIRMALGAQPANVLRLVIWQGMKLVLLGLAVGALSGYALKRLLASQYFAHDSWQTQMAEQLYGVKGTDPITFAVIASLLTMVALVACWLPARKAARVDPLEALRHE
- a CDS encoding ABC transporter permease; its protein translation is GKPHLRLIALVGLIVPRRLRADWRQEWQAELQYRELLLADWQRLDWRTKLHLLRLSLAAFWDALWLQPYRLEDDMIQDLRYGMRMLLKHKGFTLVAVLSLALGIGANTAIFSVMDAVLLRSLPVKEPDRLVLFEWNSGRAFRTSGMRGSGVAAPPGTRHSSIFRHDVYEKMRQAQAQAPDSPLSDLFAFGPIYEVTAMADEQAEVVYGQAVTGGYYAGLGVQPIAGRGITDEDNQPGAPPVVVLSHQYWQERFGGNPAVIGQTLKLNKLSFTIIGVTPPAFAGTLQVDYRPSVTVPVVAEPLVLGDHSGMARANKPDIWWLNLMGRLKPGATREQARESLDAIFQAAALEVMPPPRKENEPAQLDPKDFPHLVAQSGNLGLLEHRKSYSTTIYGLSIVVGLVLLIACANVANLLLARAALRGPEISIRLAVGAGRLRLVRQLLTESVLLAAVGGAVGVLFALWGKSGLIAITGTDTRFLPKDVDLSLNLRVLAFTVVVSLLTGVLFGLVPAWRATRPDLASSLKQSRRTTGVVSRLSKGLVIAQVALSLLLLIGAGLFIRTLNNLQHVNLGFNQENLLLFTLQPQQGGYKDERLTQFYKQLFARLDSLPGVRSATFGRVPLISHNMWNTDFLLPGETEKAAGEHITNRQMIRENYFAAMEIPLLRGRGFAAQDDQRAPKVAIVNQTFADKFFPDEEVLGKHVTEVGDKDSVEIIGVVADTKYDSQRSDLEPLLYTPWQQELKAIGEMHFALRTAGEPTALANTVRQVIGEQDNTLPVTDVETQTARSESSLGQERLYARLLSFFGGLALLLAAIGLSGVLAYSVAQRTNEIGIRMALGAQPANVLRLVIWQGMKLVLLGLAVGALGGYVIKRLVSSQYFEERSWQAQMAEQLYGVKGMDPVTLVVIAALLALVALLACWLPARKAARVDPLEALRHE